One window of the Amycolatopsis mediterranei genome contains the following:
- a CDS encoding FecCD family ABC transporter permease: MRTDPGGIALERRPPHTGRALGLLAALGVLVFLGLLSVWLGSKEIAFGAVWQVLWHDDGSADAVIIHSVRIPRTLLAVLVGAALGLAGTLMQALTRNPLADPGLLGVSAGAAFAIVFSITVLGVSSLYGYIWFAFAGALAATTVVYFLGTRGRSGSSPVKLALAGAAVTALLGSFTSAMVLSDPVALNRFRFWSAGSLAGVDSGSLLRVLPFLLVGVVLAIASGPALNSLALGDDVAVALGRRLGPLRLRGALAITLLTGASVAVAGPIVFLGLIVPHAVRFVIGPDHRWLLPYTAVLAPCLLLAADILGRIMARPGEVRAGVIVAFLGAPFFIYLVRRRKLVEA; the protein is encoded by the coding sequence GTGCGAACAGACCCCGGAGGGATCGCTCTCGAGCGACGCCCGCCACACACGGGCCGCGCGCTCGGTCTGCTGGCCGCTCTCGGCGTCCTGGTTTTCCTCGGCCTGCTGAGTGTCTGGCTGGGCTCCAAGGAGATTGCGTTCGGCGCCGTCTGGCAGGTCCTGTGGCACGACGACGGCTCCGCCGACGCCGTGATCATCCACAGTGTCCGGATCCCGCGGACCCTCCTGGCGGTGCTGGTCGGCGCCGCGCTCGGCCTGGCCGGCACGCTCATGCAGGCGCTGACCCGCAACCCCCTGGCCGACCCGGGACTGCTCGGCGTCAGCGCCGGGGCCGCGTTCGCCATCGTCTTCTCCATCACCGTGCTCGGCGTGAGCTCCCTCTACGGCTACATCTGGTTCGCCTTCGCCGGCGCGCTCGCCGCGACCACGGTCGTCTACTTCCTCGGCACCCGGGGCCGCAGCGGCTCGAGCCCGGTCAAGCTCGCCCTCGCCGGAGCCGCCGTCACGGCCCTGCTCGGCTCGTTCACCAGCGCGATGGTGCTCTCGGACCCGGTGGCGCTCAACCGGTTCCGGTTCTGGTCGGCCGGTTCGCTCGCCGGTGTCGACAGCGGATCGCTGCTGCGGGTCCTGCCGTTCCTGCTCGTCGGCGTGGTGCTGGCGATCGCGAGCGGACCCGCGTTGAACAGCCTCGCGCTCGGCGACGACGTCGCGGTCGCGCTCGGGCGGCGGCTGGGCCCGCTGCGGCTGCGCGGCGCGCTGGCCATCACGCTCCTGACCGGCGCTTCCGTCGCGGTCGCCGGCCCGATCGTGTTCCTCGGCCTGATCGTCCCGCACGCCGTGCGGTTCGTCATCGGCCCGGACCACCGGTGGCTGCTGCCCTACACCGCGGTGCTCGCGCCCTGCCTGCTGCTCGCCGCGGACATCCTCGGCCGGATCATGGCGCGGCCCGGCGAGGTCCGCGCCGGCGTGATCGTCGCCTTCCTCGGCGCACCTTTCTTCATCTACCTGGTCCGCCGCCGCAAGCTGGTGGAAGCCTGA
- a CDS encoding FecCD family ABC transporter permease encodes MSLLHVRRDRVTFRLAKPAVSGQIRLRLVAVSLVLAVLAFALFCVGMTIGDVPLSMSDVLSAVFGGGDSGTGYIVQELRLPRALTGLLAGLAFGASGAVFQTITRNPLAGPDLIGINAGAATAVVAGISFGFGGGLGTTTLGLLGGLLTGLLVYVLAWRRGTTGYRIILVGIGIFAMCTSLTDYLLSRAQITEAQASIGWLVGNLANRGWEHVVPLAGALAVLLPLVLALSRWMRTLQLGDDVAAGLGTPVQPVRLGLLLAGAGLVAFATASAGPISFVALTAPQIAQRLARRPSPPLIASALTGAVVVLGSDLLARTLTASPLPVGIVTGALGAPLLLWLLARANRSGSGG; translated from the coding sequence ATGAGCCTGCTGCACGTGCGGCGCGACCGCGTGACCTTCCGCCTCGCGAAACCCGCGGTGTCCGGTCAGATCCGGCTCCGGCTGGTGGCCGTCTCGCTCGTGCTCGCCGTGCTGGCGTTCGCGTTGTTTTGCGTGGGCATGACGATCGGCGACGTCCCGCTCAGCATGTCCGACGTCCTGTCCGCGGTGTTCGGCGGCGGCGACAGCGGCACCGGCTACATCGTGCAGGAGCTGCGGCTGCCGCGGGCGCTGACCGGGCTGCTGGCCGGGCTCGCGTTCGGCGCGTCCGGCGCGGTGTTCCAGACCATCACGCGCAACCCGCTGGCCGGCCCGGACCTGATCGGCATCAACGCGGGCGCGGCCACCGCCGTCGTCGCCGGGATCTCCTTCGGCTTCGGCGGCGGCCTCGGCACCACCACGCTCGGCCTGCTGGGCGGGCTGCTGACCGGCCTGCTCGTGTACGTCCTGGCGTGGCGGCGCGGCACCACCGGCTACCGGATCATCCTGGTGGGCATCGGCATCTTCGCGATGTGCACCAGCCTGACCGACTACCTGCTCAGCCGCGCGCAGATCACCGAAGCCCAGGCGTCGATCGGCTGGCTGGTCGGCAACCTCGCCAACCGCGGCTGGGAGCACGTCGTCCCGCTGGCCGGCGCGCTGGCGGTGCTGCTGCCGCTCGTGCTGGCCCTGTCGCGGTGGATGCGCACGCTGCAGCTCGGCGACGACGTGGCGGCCGGGCTCGGCACGCCGGTGCAGCCGGTCCGGCTGGGGCTGCTGCTGGCCGGCGCCGGGCTGGTGGCCTTCGCGACGGCGTCCGCCGGCCCGATCTCGTTCGTCGCGCTGACCGCGCCGCAGATCGCGCAACGCCTGGCGCGCCGGCCATCCCCGCCGCTCATCGCGTCCGCGCTCACCGGCGCGGTGGTGGTGCTGGGCAGCGACCTCCTGGCCCGCACCCTCACCGCGTCCCCGCTGCCGGTCGGCATAGTGACCGGCGCGCTCGGCGCCCCGCTGCTGCTCTGGCTGCTGGCCAGGGCCAACCGATCCGGCTCCGGAGGCTGA
- a CDS encoding ABC transporter ATP-binding protein — translation MTPSLRVRDLRVAYDDRVVIDGLDLDIPAGKITAIVGPNACGKSTLLRTLARLLTPKSGGVYLDGRSIHDLPTRQVAQRLGILPQSPVAPEGMTVADLVGRGRAPHQRWWRQWSTSDEGAIRAALDATSLLDLADRPVDELSGGQRQRAWIAMAIAQGTPVLLLDEPTTYLDLAHQIDVLDLVVDLNRAEGRTVVMVLHDLPQACRYADHVIAMKAGRVVASGEPASVITESLVEEVFDVRCQVTPDPVSGTPMVIPISRHHPAPVH, via the coding sequence ATGACACCGTCCCTGCGCGTGCGGGACCTGCGCGTCGCCTACGACGACCGGGTCGTCATCGACGGCCTCGACCTCGACATCCCGGCCGGCAAGATCACCGCGATCGTCGGGCCGAACGCGTGCGGCAAGTCGACGCTGCTGCGCACGCTGGCCCGGCTGCTGACGCCGAAGTCCGGCGGGGTGTACCTGGACGGCCGTTCGATCCACGACCTGCCGACCCGCCAGGTCGCCCAGCGGCTCGGCATCCTGCCGCAGTCCCCGGTGGCCCCCGAGGGCATGACGGTGGCCGACCTCGTCGGCCGCGGCCGCGCTCCGCACCAGCGCTGGTGGCGCCAATGGTCCACATCGGACGAAGGCGCGATCCGCGCGGCCCTGGACGCCACCTCGCTGCTGGACCTCGCCGACCGCCCGGTGGACGAGCTGTCCGGCGGCCAGCGCCAGCGCGCGTGGATCGCGATGGCGATCGCGCAGGGCACGCCGGTGCTGCTGCTCGACGAGCCGACGACGTACCTGGACCTGGCCCACCAGATCGACGTGCTGGACCTGGTCGTCGACCTCAACCGCGCCGAGGGCCGCACCGTGGTGATGGTGCTGCACGACCTCCCCCAGGCGTGCCGGTACGCCGACCACGTGATCGCGATGAAGGCGGGCCGCGTGGTGGCTTCCGGCGAGCCGGCGTCGGTGATCACCGAGAGCCTGGTCGAGGAGGTCTTCGACGTCCGCTGCCAGGTCACCCCGGACCCGGTGAGCGGGACGCCGATGGTCATCCCGATCAGCCGGCACCACCCGGCCCCGGTGCACTAG
- a CDS encoding DinB family protein translates to MYALPEKTTGPERELLEAMLDRGRLALVENARGLSEADARRRLVPSLTTPIALVKHAAVAERRWFQWLIAGLDEAEIDGPSTPGDPSFVVTEEETVDDVIAEYERTSARSREIAAGFSLDDRWTHPVVGEVTLRFVYLFLIEELARHTGHGDILREQLTAR, encoded by the coding sequence GTGTACGCGCTGCCCGAAAAGACCACCGGCCCCGAACGCGAGCTGCTGGAGGCGATGCTCGACCGCGGCCGCCTCGCGCTCGTCGAGAACGCGCGCGGCCTGTCGGAAGCGGACGCCCGGCGCCGGCTGGTGCCGTCCCTGACCACGCCGATCGCCCTGGTGAAACACGCCGCCGTCGCCGAGCGCCGCTGGTTCCAGTGGCTGATCGCCGGGCTCGACGAGGCCGAGATCGACGGGCCTTCGACCCCCGGGGACCCCAGTTTCGTGGTCACCGAAGAAGAAACGGTCGACGACGTGATCGCCGAGTACGAACGGACCAGCGCGCGCTCACGCGAGATCGCGGCGGGTTTCTCGCTCGACGACCGCTGGACGCACCCGGTCGTCGGCGAGGTCACCCTCCGCTTCGTCTACCTGTTCCTGATCGAGGAGCTCGCCCGCCACACCGGCCACGGCGACATCCTCCGGGAGCAGCTCACCGCGCGCTGA